A genomic window from Salvia hispanica cultivar TCC Black 2014 chromosome 5, UniMelb_Shisp_WGS_1.0, whole genome shotgun sequence includes:
- the LOC125186935 gene encoding senescence-specific cysteine protease SAG39-like codes for MALSISKLSILAILFLATWGSASRQLPKPSMMERHERWMLEYGRTYEGEEEKAARFAIFKKNVEFIEAFNAEGTRPYKVGINAFADQTNEEFTAARNGLRVPEVCEATPFRYGNATALPSTMDWRKEGAVTPVKDQGQCGSCWAFSAVAATEGINQISTSKLISLSEQEIVDCDRTSQDQGCGGGYMEDAFSFIIKNKGIAAESTYPYTGSDDTCNKSEESPEAAKISSYEKVPANSESALLKAVAHQPVSVSIDASGMAFQFYSSGVFTGDCGTDLDHGVTAVGYGEDQHGTKFWLVKNSWGTSWGEEGYIRMERDVAAKGGLCGIAMDSSYPVA; via the exons ATGGCTCTCTCAATATCAAAACTCTCGATTCTTGCCATCCTATTTTTGGCAACTTGGGGTTCAGCTTCCCGCCAACTTCCAAAACCGTCGATGATGGAGAGGCACGAGCGGTGGATGTTGGAGTACGGACGCACGTACGAGGGCGAGGAAGAAAAGGCGGCCCGCTTCGctatatttaagaaaaatgtggAGTTCATCGAGGCGTTTAATGCAGAGGGAACCCGGCCATACAAGGTCGGGATCAATGCGTTTGCGGACCAGACCAACGAGGAGTTCACAGCCGCTAGGAATGGACTCAGAGTGCCGGAGGTGTGCGAGGCTACTCCCTTTAGGTATGGGAATGCCACTGCTTTGCCATCTACTATGGATTGGCGGAAGGAAGGCGCAGTCACCCCTGTTAAAGATCAAGGCCAATGTG GGAGCTGCTGGGCATTCTCGGCAGTGGCAGCAACAGAAGGGATCAACCAGATATCAACAAGCAAGCTGATCTCCCTCTCCGAGCAAGAAATCGTCGACTGCGACAGAACAAGCCAGGATCAAGGCTGCGGCGGAGGATACATGGAAGACGCCTTCTCCTTCATCATCAAAAACAAAGGCATCGCCGCAGAGTCCACATACCCCTACACCGGCAGTGACGACACCTGCAACAAGAGTGAGGAGTCCCCCGAGGCCGCCAAGATCTCCTCCTACGAGAAGGTGCCCGCGAACAGCGAGAGCGCCCTGCTCAAGGCTGTCGCCCATCAGCCCGTATCCGTCTCCATCGATGCAAGCGGGATGGCCTTCCAGTTCTACTCTAGCGGTGTGTTTACGGGCGACTGTGGGACTGATCTTGATCATGGGGTCACTGCAGTGGGATATGGGGAAGATCAACATGGGACTAAGTTTTGGTTGGTGAAGAACTCTTGGGGAACAAGCTGGGGAGAAGAAGGGTATATCAGAATGGAGAGGGATGTTGCTGCTAAAGGAGGACTGTGTGGGATTGCTATGGATTCTTCATACCCTGTTGCTTAA